From the genome of Hymenobacter sp. PAMC 26628, one region includes:
- a CDS encoding helix-turn-helix transcriptional regulator — protein sequence MFFQFGPRSALLLPFVVPGAAAALWLLGRALRRGAPADALLALLIVLPTISVTQWMLGYAGWFDSHDGHSTVMFYVPWHLGTALGAGYYLYFRSLTNQEFRWRPLAVHLLPALLELGLFAAAAAYDLVWWRGMQGRPLPDFFGTKGAAATALDGLALPLALLSHGLLLGYGLRMWAEYRRYRRYLDDNFSDPERLRFAGLRQLLLLQLLVLTVGLLYTALNTAFEFSYDAAWNFFALRGILIYGLIVVGIQANYAAATSPLRFGAPAVLGVAEATPLPGSGAGFEPTALGAPVAAARPAAAAGLLPPAAPLPPELGPWRDKLLALMADEQPWLEPELTLTELAHRLRTHPALLSKVINAGCGQNFNDFVNTYRVEEARRKLADPRFGHYSLVGVALESGFNSKSTFNRVFKKLLDQAPSEVARPKS from the coding sequence ATGTTCTTCCAGTTTGGCCCCCGCAGCGCGTTGCTATTGCCCTTCGTAGTGCCGGGAGCGGCGGCCGCCCTGTGGCTGCTGGGTCGGGCCCTGCGGCGCGGGGCCCCCGCCGATGCGCTGCTGGCGCTGCTCATCGTGCTGCCCACTATCAGCGTGACGCAGTGGATGCTGGGCTACGCGGGCTGGTTCGACAGCCACGATGGGCACTCGACGGTGATGTTTTACGTGCCCTGGCACCTGGGCACGGCGCTGGGCGCGGGCTACTACCTGTATTTCCGCAGCCTTACCAACCAGGAATTTCGCTGGCGGCCGCTGGCGGTGCACCTGCTGCCGGCGCTGCTGGAGCTGGGCCTGTTTGCGGCGGCGGCGGCTTACGACCTGGTGTGGTGGCGCGGGATGCAGGGCCGGCCGCTGCCCGATTTTTTCGGTACGAAGGGCGCAGCAGCCACGGCCCTCGACGGGCTGGCTCTGCCGCTGGCGCTGCTCAGCCACGGGCTACTGCTGGGATACGGGCTGCGCATGTGGGCGGAGTACCGCCGCTACCGTCGCTACCTCGACGACAACTTCTCGGACCCCGAGCGCCTGCGCTTTGCTGGGCTGCGGCAGTTGCTTCTGCTGCAACTGCTGGTCCTGACGGTGGGCCTGCTGTATACGGCCCTGAATACGGCGTTCGAATTTAGCTACGACGCGGCCTGGAATTTCTTTGCCTTGCGCGGCATCCTTATATACGGGCTGATTGTGGTGGGCATCCAGGCGAACTACGCAGCTGCTACCAGCCCGTTGCGCTTCGGGGCCCCAGCGGTGCTGGGAGTGGCCGAAGCCACGCCACTGCCCGGTAGCGGCGCTGGTTTTGAACCAACAGCGCTGGGGGCCCCGGTGGCGGCCGCCCGCCCGGCCGCCGCCGCGGGGCTCCTGCCGCCCGCCGCGCCGCTGCCGCCCGAGCTGGGGCCCTGGCGCGACAAACTGCTGGCCTTGATGGCCGACGAGCAGCCCTGGCTGGAGCCCGAGCTGACGCTTACCGAGCTGGCCCACCGCCTGCGCACGCACCCGGCGCTGCTTTCCAAAGTCATCAACGCGGGCTGTGGGCAAAACTTCAACGACTTTGTGAACACCTACCGGGTGGAGGAGGCGCGGCGCAAGCTGGCTGACCCGCGCTTCGGGCACTACTCGTTGGTAGGCGTGGCGCTGGAGAGTGGATTCAACTCAAAATCAACGTTTAACCGCGTGTTCAAGAAGCTGCTGGACCAGGCCCCCAGCGAAGTAGCCCGGCCCAAATCATAA
- a CDS encoding outer membrane beta-barrel family protein, whose amino-acid sequence MRLSTRCATGGLLSLLVAVATALPAAAQGPVAGTGVLTGTVLDSASRQPVAYATVVLLPPAPNDRPITGVAADDQGKFSLTRLAAGAFRLRASYVGYGPRTRAVVVGAGPTDVGPLRLRAAAQALGEAVIIGSKPVVEVRPDRLVYNADQDVSNAGGTAADVLRKAPLLAVDGEGNVKMRGSGNFKVLVNNKPSPTLARNLAEALKSIPADQIKSVEIITTPPAKYDGEGTAGTINIVLKKGVEQGLNGRVGLSSGNRNTNFNSALNFKKGKIGFSSTANLGAWYSPGQLSTERLGYAGAGAPDTLRQSSANRNRGGWVYGTVGLDYDPAEHHSFSLAGSVNGYAGYTTHDLVNRYTAPDAGQNQLFTRATKNVFSGLNVEGTGTYTRTFAQARKEWSVLAQYAYNPGTFGYDFDQFTNSDVVLDGSRADYRERNRGRTPGHEFTAQTDFTQPFGDKKTLEVGLKAIFRRTGSVATVDTLFPARATDFFQSPRRATDFSYAQNVQSAYGIYSFGLGPKLTASLGSRVERTALAADFRTSSSGFERSYNTLLPNGNARYAFSEANSLRLAYSRRITRPFIDYLNPFVDRSDAKNISYGNPALDPELTDSYELSYNTTVKTVTLNASASVRHTGNAIESVRFSTLNPTAPLPAGVAPDASVTVQTFANVAANTFYQFNLYGSAKPLPKWELSGGPDVQYTVRRSPALNTERRGFTAGFNMNTAYKFDKGLTVQSFVNGSLATVEIQGRGPASLYYSFGVKKDLFEKKADLTLNVANPFNDYWAYRSTTTTAFFTERNEYRAYQRSFRLSFSYRFGQAQQGRQRKSINNDDTKSGGSKQGG is encoded by the coding sequence ATGAGACTTTCTACTCGTTGCGCAACGGGCGGGCTACTGAGCCTGCTCGTGGCGGTGGCCACTGCCTTGCCGGCCGCAGCCCAGGGCCCCGTAGCCGGTACCGGCGTGCTCACCGGCACGGTGCTCGACTCAGCCAGCCGCCAGCCGGTGGCCTACGCCACGGTGGTGCTGCTGCCGCCGGCGCCCAATGACAGGCCCATTACCGGCGTGGCGGCCGACGACCAGGGCAAGTTTAGCCTAACCAGGCTGGCGGCGGGGGCCTTCCGGCTGCGGGCCAGCTACGTGGGCTACGGCCCCCGCACCCGCGCCGTGGTAGTGGGCGCGGGCCCGACCGACGTGGGGCCCTTGCGCCTGCGGGCCGCGGCCCAGGCGTTGGGCGAGGCCGTCATCATCGGCTCGAAGCCGGTGGTGGAGGTGCGCCCTGACCGCCTCGTATACAACGCCGACCAGGACGTGAGCAACGCCGGCGGCACCGCGGCCGACGTGCTGCGCAAGGCCCCTTTGCTGGCCGTGGACGGCGAAGGCAACGTGAAAATGCGTGGCTCGGGCAATTTTAAAGTGCTGGTGAACAATAAGCCCTCGCCCACGCTGGCCCGCAACCTGGCCGAAGCGCTGAAAAGCATTCCCGCCGACCAAATCAAGAGCGTCGAAATCATCACCACGCCGCCGGCCAAGTACGACGGTGAGGGCACGGCCGGCACCATCAACATTGTGCTGAAAAAAGGGGTGGAGCAGGGCTTGAACGGCCGCGTGGGCCTAAGCAGCGGCAACCGCAACACCAACTTCAATTCGGCGCTGAACTTCAAGAAGGGCAAAATCGGGTTTTCCTCCACGGCCAACTTGGGGGCCTGGTACAGCCCCGGCCAGTTGAGCACCGAGCGGCTGGGCTACGCGGGCGCCGGGGCCCCCGATACGCTGCGCCAAAGCAGCGCCAACCGCAACCGCGGCGGCTGGGTGTACGGCACGGTGGGCCTCGACTACGACCCCGCCGAGCACCACAGCTTTTCGCTGGCCGGCTCGGTGAACGGCTACGCTGGCTACACCACCCACGACCTGGTGAACCGCTACACCGCGCCTGACGCCGGCCAGAACCAGCTCTTCACCCGCGCCACCAAAAACGTGTTCAGTGGGTTGAATGTCGAGGGCACCGGCACCTACACCCGCACCTTCGCCCAGGCCCGCAAGGAATGGAGCGTGCTGGCCCAGTACGCCTACAACCCCGGCACGTTTGGCTACGATTTCGACCAGTTCACCAACTCAGACGTGGTGCTGGACGGCAGCCGCGCCGACTACCGCGAGCGGAACCGGGGCCGCACGCCGGGCCACGAGTTCACGGCCCAAACCGATTTCACCCAGCCGTTTGGCGACAAGAAAACGCTGGAAGTGGGCCTGAAGGCCATTTTCCGGCGCACGGGTTCGGTGGCCACCGTCGACACGCTGTTTCCGGCCCGCGCAACCGATTTCTTCCAGTCGCCGCGCCGCGCCACCGACTTCAGCTACGCCCAGAATGTGCAGTCGGCCTACGGCATCTACTCGTTTGGGCTGGGGCCCAAGCTTACGGCCAGCCTTGGCAGCCGGGTAGAGCGCACGGCCCTGGCGGCCGACTTCCGGACCAGCAGCTCGGGCTTCGAACGTAGCTATAATACGCTGCTGCCCAACGGCAACGCCCGCTACGCCTTCAGCGAGGCAAACAGCCTGCGCTTGGCCTACAGCCGCCGCATCACCCGGCCGTTCATCGATTACCTCAACCCGTTCGTGGACCGCTCCGACGCCAAAAATATTTCCTACGGCAACCCCGCCCTCGACCCCGAGCTGACCGACTCGTACGAGTTGAGCTATAATACCACCGTGAAAACGGTGACGCTCAACGCCTCGGCCTCGGTGCGGCACACGGGCAACGCCATCGAGTCGGTGCGCTTCTCCACCCTAAACCCCACCGCGCCGCTGCCCGCCGGCGTGGCGCCCGATGCCAGCGTGACGGTGCAAACCTTCGCCAACGTGGCCGCCAACACGTTCTACCAGTTCAACCTCTATGGCTCGGCCAAGCCCCTGCCGAAGTGGGAACTGAGCGGGGGCCCCGACGTGCAATACACCGTGCGCCGCAGCCCGGCCCTGAATACCGAGCGCCGCGGCTTCACGGCCGGCTTCAACATGAACACGGCCTATAAGTTCGACAAGGGCTTGACGGTGCAGTCGTTCGTGAACGGGTCGCTGGCTACAGTCGAAATCCAGGGCCGGGGCCCCGCCAGCCTGTACTATTCGTTCGGGGTGAAGAAGGACCTGTTTGAGAAAAAGGCCGACCTGACTCTGAACGTGGCCAACCCGTTCAACGACTACTGGGCATACCGCAGCACCACTACCACGGCCTTCTTCACGGAGCGCAACGAGTACCGCGCCTACCAACGGTCTTTCCGCCTGAGCTTTAGCTACCGCTTCGGGCAGGCGCAGCAGGGCCGCCAGCGCAAAAGCATCAACAACGACGACACCAAGAGCGGCGGCAGCAAGCAGGGCGGTTAG
- a CDS encoding carboxypeptidase-like regulatory domain-containing protein: MKQYCYSCLFLLLAIIAGVSPAQAQTKQPQAKPHHARLLAANVSRVNPAALAAAAPPPPVAAPVVLAGRVETLAGALPGAVVRLSRLDQVCVTDAQGNFSFTVPAGMGPEAAVASYAGFADVAAALQPGTTLAVVQLLTPVNISLPKQQQLKAYLKTARQEVRYDLRQIK; encoded by the coding sequence ATGAAACAATACTGCTACTCCTGCCTATTCCTGTTGTTGGCCATCATAGCTGGAGTTAGCCCCGCCCAGGCCCAAACCAAGCAGCCCCAAGCCAAACCGCATCACGCCCGGCTGCTGGCCGCCAACGTGTCGCGGGTGAACCCGGCGGCGCTAGCTGCCGCTGCGCCTCCCCCGCCCGTGGCGGCCCCGGTGGTACTGGCCGGCCGCGTCGAAACCCTGGCCGGGGCCCTACCTGGGGCCGTGGTGCGCTTGTCGCGCCTCGACCAAGTGTGCGTGACCGATGCACAAGGCAACTTTAGCTTCACGGTGCCCGCGGGTATGGGGCCCGAGGCGGCGGTGGCGTCATACGCCGGCTTTGCCGACGTGGCGGCTGCCCTCCAGCCCGGCACCACGCTAGCCGTGGTGCAGCTGCTCACGCCGGTCAACATTTCGCTCCCTAAGCAGCAGCAGCTCAAGGCCTACCTGAAAACTGCCCGCCAAGAGGTACGCTACGACCTGCGCCAAATCAAGTAG
- a CDS encoding M50 family metallopeptidase, translated as MKNLRKYLLLVLCAGLGAVVGGLGAKHGLRLSHHGAWSRGQVAGLLALLPVAWLLAVLLHELGHVLAGQTQRFQFRWLVVGPLMWKREAGRLRFVWNKSLNLAGGMALCLPPNDGDLRRRFMVFGAGGPLGSVAWAAVALGTYALLPPAASAVGQVLAVALAASGGISALLALLTLVPMHLGGFYSDGGRLLHLWRGDAAGQLDLALITAMAHSMAGTRPRHLPQALLAAAAALPQELPCKCYAHYYLYLAALDAQQIEQAGEHLAAYRVQLPQQPAAIQASGWLESAFFAAAYQHDLPAARAFRALAQPSALVTADVTARVEAALARLADDPARALALAQTALQALPRSIDQGSACLYAEWLTATVRWAGGPVQKQLSPTT; from the coding sequence ATGAAAAACTTGCGTAAGTACCTTCTTCTTGTTCTGTGCGCGGGCTTGGGCGCTGTGGTCGGGGGCTTGGGCGCAAAACACGGCCTGCGGCTGTCGCACCACGGGGCGTGGAGCCGGGGGCAGGTGGCCGGCTTGCTGGCGCTGCTGCCGGTGGCCTGGCTGCTGGCCGTATTGCTGCACGAGCTGGGCCACGTGCTGGCGGGGCAGACGCAGCGCTTCCAATTCCGCTGGCTGGTGGTGGGGCCCCTGATGTGGAAGCGCGAAGCGGGCCGGCTGCGCTTTGTTTGGAACAAAAGCCTGAACCTGGCCGGCGGCATGGCCCTGTGCCTGCCTCCTAATGATGGCGACTTGCGCCGGCGGTTTATGGTATTTGGGGCGGGTGGGCCGCTGGGCAGTGTGGCGTGGGCGGCCGTGGCGCTGGGCACCTACGCCCTGCTGCCCCCCGCTGCCTCGGCCGTGGGCCAGGTGCTGGCGGTGGCGCTGGCCGCGAGCGGCGGCATTTCGGCGCTGCTGGCGTTGCTGACGCTGGTACCCATGCACCTGGGCGGTTTTTACAGCGACGGTGGCCGGCTGCTGCACCTGTGGCGGGGCGACGCGGCCGGCCAGCTCGACCTGGCCCTGATTACGGCCATGGCCCACTCCATGGCCGGCACCCGGCCCCGCCACTTGCCACAGGCCCTGCTCGCGGCCGCGGCCGCCTTGCCCCAGGAGCTACCCTGCAAGTGCTACGCGCACTACTACCTCTACCTAGCGGCCCTCGATGCCCAGCAAATCGAACAAGCCGGCGAGCACCTGGCCGCCTACCGGGTGCAGCTGCCCCAGCAGCCGGCGGCCATCCAAGCCAGTGGCTGGCTGGAATCGGCGTTTTTCGCGGCCGCTTACCAGCACGACTTACCCGCCGCCCGCGCCTTTCGGGCACTGGCGCAGCCCAGTGCCTTGGTCACGGCTGATGTAACGGCCCGCGTGGAAGCCGCCCTGGCCCGCTTGGCAGACGACCCCGCGCGGGCCCTGGCCCTCGCCCAAACCGCTTTGCAGGCGCTGCCCCGCAGCATCGACCAAGGCAGCGCCTGCCTCTACGCCGAGTGGCTGACCGCTACCGTTCGCTGGGCTGGCGGGCCAGTGCAAAAGCAGCTTTCGCCTACTACCTAA
- a CDS encoding ABC transporter ATP-binding protein: MALTITNLSKTYPNGTQALKNVSLDIPNGMFGLLGPNGAGKSSLMRTIATLQDADTGSIVLDGIDVLHDKEAVRRVLGYLPQEFGVYPSVSAEDLLDHFATLKGIASRKERQEMVGALLHQTNLYDVRKKHVGGYSGGMKQRFGIAQALLGNPRLIIVDEPTAGLDPAERNRFHNLLSEIGENLVVILSTHIVSDVSDLCRHMAIINKGEVLLTGDPLTVMNNLKGKIWKKLIEKTELSALQAGQQVISSRLFAGKTVVHVLADGAPDSGFEAVSPDLEDVYFAEIQRYEARSKSGAVMA, translated from the coding sequence ATGGCCCTCACCATTACCAACCTCTCCAAAACGTACCCCAACGGCACCCAGGCGCTCAAAAACGTTAGTCTCGACATTCCCAACGGCATGTTTGGCCTGCTGGGGCCCAACGGCGCGGGCAAAAGCAGCCTGATGCGCACCATTGCCACGCTGCAGGACGCCGACACGGGCAGCATCGTGCTCGACGGCATCGACGTGCTGCACGACAAGGAAGCCGTGCGCCGCGTGCTGGGCTACTTGCCCCAGGAGTTTGGCGTGTACCCCAGCGTGAGCGCCGAGGATTTGCTCGACCACTTCGCCACCTTAAAGGGCATTGCCAGCCGCAAGGAGCGCCAGGAAATGGTGGGGGCCCTGCTGCACCAAACCAACCTTTATGATGTGCGCAAGAAGCACGTGGGCGGCTACTCGGGCGGCATGAAGCAGCGCTTCGGCATTGCGCAGGCGCTGCTGGGCAACCCGCGCCTCATCATCGTGGACGAGCCCACGGCCGGCCTCGACCCCGCCGAGCGCAACCGCTTCCACAACCTGCTCTCGGAGATTGGCGAGAACCTGGTGGTGATACTTAGCACGCATATCGTCAGCGATGTAAGCGACCTGTGCCGGCACATGGCCATCATTAACAAGGGCGAAGTGCTGCTCACCGGCGACCCGCTCACGGTGATGAACAACCTGAAGGGTAAAATCTGGAAGAAGCTGATTGAGAAGACGGAATTATCGGCGCTGCAAGCTGGCCAGCAGGTCATCAGCTCGCGCCTGTTTGCGGGCAAAACCGTGGTGCACGTGCTGGCCGATGGGGCCCCGGACAGCGGCTTCGAAGCCGTGAGCCCCGACCTGGAGGACGTGTACTTCGCGGAGATTCAGCGGTACGAAGCGCGGAGTAAAAGTGGGGCAGTAATGGCCTAG
- a CDS encoding ABC transporter permease/M1 family aminopeptidase: MLVFSGIGLGAAVAGIMPWVQADRFLAVAPAGTYVWPYLVLVLPNLLFSGAIFFTGATLTRNILSTYIGSVLLLVVYLVATSYLQDLKNEHLVAALDAFGLSAIEFTTRYWTSAEKNSLLLPLSSYVLLNRAVWLAFGLGLLALCYARFRFSAFASDKPDKKSRRVTAADALAAEGAPAAQPGGLRLPRVAQVFSGAMSLRQWWSLTKLEFRGIVRSRYFLAIAGAGVILLLATSAQVGRTFDTATYPVTYEMLEAITGSFFLFFLAIIIFYSGELVWREREAGVAQITDAVPVPSWVPLLSKLAALGLVQVVLLAVIMVCGLVIQTFRGYFHYEIGLYLQALFLYQLPFLLLLCVLSMVTQVVVNNKYLGFAVMVVYYVANIFRSQIGLGHRLLGYGGGGTPGPYSDMNGYGHFLPAFWWTKLLWAGVAVLLVLLASLLWTRGTDAAGRLREARRRWGPSSTAALALGLLVSLGAGGYIFYNTNVLNEYRTPKAGEKRQVAYEKQYRRLKDVAQPRITAVDMNTEIFPSTRAVRFRGRFTLVNKHARALDTVIVSIPVEQTPRVRSLTLGQPGQATLALNDTTYGVRLYRLAQPLAPGDSLALGMDILYQERGFPSSGSSTDIVYNGTFISSNYLPSLGYREGAELSGDQDRKNYGLKPKPRMAKVNDLKARQNTYISHDADWIRFRTTVSTEADQTAMAPGYLQKEWVKDGRRYFTYVMDRPMLNFYTFLSARYKEYKSQWVDSVGHRTVPITIYYQPGHGYNLQRMAAGAQDALAYCSRNFSPYQHRQLRILEFPRYQAFAQSFANTVPFSEAIGFIANVKDKDPEDLNYPYYVTAHEVAHQWWAHQVIGGNVQGSTLMAEAMAEYSALMVLRHHNGPVAMQRFLKYDMNRYLSGRAFERKKEVPLALVENQQYIHYAKGSVVMYALQDYLGEATLNGALKKYVAAVAFQGPPYTNSPEFTGYLRRAAPDSLQAYLTDAFERITLFGNRVTAASAKKLPDGRYQVDFTVKSAKFYADSLGNQRPADQSRDALPVAVFPALGPDKKPVAPLLLVKRHLRAGDNQLRFVVNRKPASVAIDPDHLIIDRQLDDNTKDLKL, encoded by the coding sequence GTGCTGGTATTCAGCGGCATCGGGCTGGGCGCAGCGGTGGCGGGAATTATGCCCTGGGTGCAAGCCGACCGGTTTTTGGCCGTGGCCCCGGCCGGCACCTACGTGTGGCCCTACCTGGTGCTGGTGCTGCCCAACCTGCTATTTTCGGGCGCTATTTTCTTCACGGGGGCCACGCTCACGCGCAATATTCTGAGCACCTACATCGGCTCGGTGCTGCTGCTGGTGGTGTATCTGGTGGCTACGTCTTACCTGCAGGACCTCAAGAATGAGCACCTAGTAGCCGCGCTGGATGCCTTTGGCTTGTCGGCCATTGAATTCACGACCCGCTACTGGACTTCGGCCGAGAAAAACTCCCTGCTGCTGCCCCTCTCCAGCTACGTGCTGCTGAACCGGGCCGTGTGGCTGGCCTTTGGCCTGGGGCTGCTGGCGCTGTGCTACGCCCGGTTCCGGTTTTCGGCCTTCGCCTCGGATAAGCCCGACAAAAAAAGCCGCCGCGTGACGGCCGCCGATGCCCTGGCGGCCGAAGGGGCCCCCGCTGCCCAGCCCGGCGGCCTGCGCCTGCCGCGCGTGGCCCAGGTATTCTCCGGCGCCATGAGCCTGCGCCAGTGGTGGAGCCTCACCAAGCTGGAGTTCCGGGGCATTGTGCGCAGCCGCTACTTTTTGGCCATTGCGGGGGCGGGCGTAATCCTGCTGCTGGCCACCTCGGCGCAGGTCGGCAGAACCTTCGATACCGCTACCTACCCCGTCACTTACGAGATGCTGGAGGCCATCACCGGCTCCTTCTTCCTGTTCTTTCTGGCCATCATCATCTTCTACAGTGGCGAGCTGGTGTGGCGCGAGCGCGAGGCCGGCGTGGCCCAGATTACCGATGCAGTGCCCGTGCCCAGCTGGGTGCCGCTGCTGAGCAAGCTGGCGGCGCTGGGGCTGGTGCAGGTGGTGCTGCTGGCCGTGATAATGGTCTGCGGCCTGGTTATCCAGACGTTCAGGGGCTACTTCCACTACGAAATCGGTCTCTACCTGCAAGCGCTGTTCCTGTACCAGCTTCCATTCCTGCTGCTGCTGTGCGTGCTGAGCATGGTGACGCAGGTAGTGGTGAACAACAAGTACCTGGGCTTCGCGGTGATGGTGGTGTACTACGTGGCCAATATTTTCCGGAGCCAGATTGGCCTGGGCCACCGGCTGCTGGGCTACGGCGGCGGCGGCACGCCGGGGCCCTATTCCGATATGAACGGCTACGGGCACTTCCTGCCCGCCTTTTGGTGGACCAAGCTGCTGTGGGCCGGCGTGGCCGTGCTGCTGGTGCTGCTGGCCAGCTTGCTCTGGACGCGCGGCACCGACGCCGCCGGCCGCCTGCGCGAAGCCCGCCGCCGCTGGGGCCCCAGCAGCACCGCCGCCCTGGCCCTGGGCCTGCTCGTGAGCCTGGGCGCGGGTGGCTACATTTTTTACAACACCAACGTGTTGAATGAATACAGGACGCCCAAAGCGGGCGAGAAGCGCCAAGTGGCCTACGAGAAGCAGTACCGCCGCCTCAAAGACGTGGCCCAGCCCCGCATTACGGCCGTGGACATGAACACGGAGATTTTCCCGAGTACCCGCGCCGTGCGCTTCCGGGGCCGGTTCACGCTGGTGAACAAGCACGCCCGCGCCCTCGACACCGTCATTGTAAGCATTCCCGTGGAGCAAACCCCCCGCGTGCGCTCCCTCACGCTGGGCCAGCCCGGCCAGGCCACCCTGGCCCTGAACGACACCACCTACGGCGTGCGCCTCTACCGCCTGGCCCAGCCCCTGGCCCCCGGCGATTCGCTGGCGCTCGGCATGGACATTCTGTACCAGGAGCGCGGTTTCCCCAGCTCGGGTTCGAGTACCGACATCGTATACAACGGCACCTTCATCAGCAGCAACTACCTGCCCAGCCTGGGCTACCGCGAAGGAGCCGAGCTAAGCGGCGACCAGGACCGCAAAAACTACGGCCTGAAACCCAAGCCCCGCATGGCCAAGGTAAACGACCTGAAGGCTCGCCAGAATACCTACATCAGCCACGACGCCGACTGGATTCGCTTCCGCACCACCGTCAGCACCGAGGCCGACCAAACGGCTATGGCGCCCGGCTACCTGCAAAAAGAGTGGGTGAAAGACGGCCGCCGCTACTTTACCTATGTGATGGACCGGCCGATGCTTAACTTCTACACCTTCCTGTCGGCGCGTTACAAGGAATACAAAAGCCAGTGGGTTGACTCGGTGGGCCACCGCACCGTGCCCATTACCATCTACTACCAGCCGGGCCACGGGTACAACCTCCAGCGCATGGCCGCCGGGGCCCAGGACGCGCTGGCGTACTGCTCGCGCAACTTCTCGCCCTACCAGCACCGGCAGCTGCGCATCCTGGAGTTCCCGCGCTACCAGGCCTTCGCCCAAAGCTTCGCCAACACGGTGCCATTTTCGGAGGCCATCGGCTTCATTGCCAACGTGAAAGACAAGGACCCCGAAGACCTGAACTACCCGTACTACGTGACGGCCCACGAGGTGGCGCACCAGTGGTGGGCCCACCAGGTCATCGGCGGCAACGTGCAGGGCAGCACGCTGATGGCCGAAGCCATGGCCGAGTATTCGGCCCTGATGGTGCTACGCCACCACAACGGCCCGGTCGCCATGCAGCGCTTCCTCAAGTACGACATGAACCGCTACCTCAGCGGGCGGGCCTTCGAGCGCAAGAAGGAGGTGCCGCTGGCCCTGGTCGAAAACCAGCAGTACATCCACTATGCCAAGGGCTCGGTGGTGATGTACGCCCTGCAAGACTACTTGGGCGAGGCGACGCTGAACGGGGCCCTGAAGAAGTACGTGGCCGCCGTAGCCTTCCAGGGCCCGCCCTACACCAACTCGCCCGAGTTCACCGGCTACCTGCGCCGGGCCGCGCCCGATTCACTGCAAGCCTACCTCACCGATGCCTTCGAGCGCATCACGCTGTTTGGCAACCGCGTGACGGCCGCCAGCGCCAAAAAGCTGCCCGACGGCCGCTACCAAGTCGATTTCACGGTGAAATCGGCCAAGTTCTACGCCGACAGCCTGGGCAACCAGCGCCCCGCCGACCAATCCCGCGACGCCCTGCCCGTGGCCGTCTTCCCCGCCTTGGGCCCCGACAAAAAGCCCGTGGCGCCGCTGCTGCTCGTGAAGCGCCACCTGCGCGCCGGCGACAACCAGCTCCGCTTCGTGGTAAACCGGAAACCCGCCTCCGTCGCCATCGACCCCGACCACCTCATCATCGACCGCCAGCTCGACGACAACACCAAAGACCTCAAACTGTAG
- a CDS encoding RNA polymerase sigma factor: MENLAFSLPTPILPMTASQQDRQIADAVRQQRPRLLQFIRRRIPDEAEAEDLLQDVFAELVESYRLLKPVEQAAAWLFRVARNRIIDLYRRQRPVSLETAFGAAEADPDGEGLLLADLLPAPDDSPENRLLRETLMEALADALAELPVAQREVFVWHELEDKSFKEMEAETGVPLKTLISRKHYAVLHLRKRLQKLYTELFTD; the protein is encoded by the coding sequence ATGGAAAACCTGGCTTTTTCGCTCCCCACTCCTATCCTCCCGATGACGGCCTCGCAGCAAGACCGGCAAATTGCCGACGCCGTGCGCCAGCAGCGGCCCCGGCTACTGCAGTTCATCCGCCGCCGCATTCCCGACGAAGCGGAGGCCGAAGACCTGCTGCAAGACGTGTTTGCCGAGCTGGTGGAAAGCTACCGCCTGCTGAAACCCGTGGAGCAGGCGGCCGCCTGGCTCTTCCGGGTGGCCCGCAACCGCATCATCGACCTGTACCGCCGGCAGCGGCCGGTGTCGCTCGAAACGGCATTCGGGGCCGCCGAGGCCGACCCCGACGGCGAGGGCCTGCTGCTGGCCGACTTGCTGCCAGCCCCCGACGACTCGCCCGAAAACCGCCTGCTGCGCGAAACCCTGATGGAGGCCCTGGCCGATGCCCTGGCCGAGCTGCCGGTGGCCCAGCGCGAAGTGTTCGTGTGGCACGAGCTGGAGGACAAGAGCTTCAAGGAGATGGAGGCCGAAACCGGCGTGCCGCTCAAAACCTTGATTTCGCGCAAGCACTACGCCGTGCTGCACCTGCGCAAGCGCCTGCAAAAGCTCTACACCGAGCTGTTCACGGACTAG
- the nuoK gene encoding NADH-quinone oxidoreductase subunit NuoK, with translation MEATIPEVIRTVPLQYYVFFATALFSIGVVGVLTRRNAIIIFMCIELMLNAVNILLTAFSAYRADPNGQIFVFFIMAVAAAEVAVGLGIIVMIYRNFQTTDVNLLSRLKW, from the coding sequence ATGGAAGCCACCATTCCTGAAGTCATCCGCACCGTTCCGCTGCAGTACTACGTTTTTTTTGCCACGGCCCTGTTTTCCATCGGCGTGGTGGGGGTGCTCACGCGGCGCAACGCCATCATCATCTTCATGTGCATCGAGCTGATGTTGAACGCCGTGAATATCCTGCTGACGGCCTTTTCGGCCTACCGCGCCGACCCCAACGGGCAAATTTTCGTGTTCTTCATTATGGCTGTGGCGGCCGCCGAAGTGGCCGTGGGCCTGGGCATCATCGTCATGATTTACCGCAATTTCCAAACCACCGACGTCAACCTGCTGAGCCGGCTCAAGTGGTGA